A stretch of Spirosoma oryzicola DNA encodes these proteins:
- a CDS encoding DUF5675 family protein yields MELLLNRIDRTDSYTGGVLAVFKANKSVQILATLEDPIRGFGPKGEGKIWGETAIPAGRYKVELTKSKRFGIVLPELLKVPFFSGIRIHIGNWTKDTDGCILVGTKRVGNMVQRSAVGLKLLMDLLREAEAQNDDVFITIVNA; encoded by the coding sequence ATGGAACTGCTGCTTAATCGAATTGACCGTACGGATAGCTATACCGGTGGTGTTTTAGCCGTTTTCAAGGCAAATAAATCGGTGCAGATCCTGGCTACCCTGGAAGACCCGATCCGGGGATTCGGCCCCAAAGGTGAAGGTAAAATTTGGGGTGAAACAGCGATTCCAGCTGGTCGCTATAAAGTGGAGTTAACCAAATCAAAACGGTTTGGTATCGTCCTCCCAGAGCTTTTAAAAGTGCCCTTCTTTTCTGGCATCCGGATTCACATCGGTAACTGGACGAAAGATACGGACGGCTGTATTCTGGTGGGCACAAAACGCGTGGGCAACATGGTACAGCGTTCAGCCGTCGGCTTAAAGCTACTCATGGATCTTCTGCGGGAAGCGGAAGCCCAGAATGACGACGTATTTATCACAATTGTAAACGCTTAA
- a CDS encoding DUF6712 family protein has translation MNLIFNSVEQVRSFVNFSGDVGHEQLSPSFRPAQRFLSTFVGNQLLDQLGENGATNPDEEELLNLVGVPMAALVLLRYASLNTARITDLGLMRTQTADTNDAFEWQVDRMTRSLQNTIFDGIEQLLEFLAQNLDTFPAYKESEEYKQEKSKLIPSAAIFNRYYNIKSSRLIFSTLAASMRTAESSVRRMLGDKLTGLLGTSLTDKQADQLDAARRALVYLTVARALRERLVSITEDGVQVLAISQSLTTNYRSAPSDKSLERSITYFDEQSSRFLSELAGLINDTPSNPSPEASGGSPIINRPIVSF, from the coding sequence ATGAACCTAATATTTAACTCGGTCGAGCAGGTCCGCAGCTTCGTTAATTTTTCGGGGGATGTCGGTCACGAGCAGCTATCACCTTCGTTTCGACCAGCCCAGCGGTTTCTTTCCACGTTTGTGGGCAATCAGCTGCTGGATCAGCTGGGCGAAAACGGAGCGACAAATCCGGACGAAGAAGAATTGCTAAACCTGGTCGGGGTGCCGATGGCCGCCCTGGTCCTACTCCGCTATGCCAGTCTGAACACGGCCCGGATTACCGATCTGGGACTGATGCGTACCCAGACGGCGGATACCAACGATGCGTTTGAGTGGCAGGTCGACCGCATGACGCGTTCGCTGCAGAATACCATTTTTGACGGCATCGAGCAGCTGCTGGAGTTCCTGGCCCAGAATCTCGACACGTTTCCAGCTTACAAAGAATCGGAGGAGTACAAGCAGGAAAAAAGCAAACTGATCCCATCGGCTGCGATTTTTAACCGGTACTACAACATCAAATCGTCGCGGCTGATTTTCTCGACCCTGGCCGCATCGATGCGCACGGCGGAGTCGTCGGTTCGCAGGATGCTGGGCGATAAACTGACCGGCCTGCTGGGTACGAGCCTAACGGATAAGCAGGCTGATCAGCTGGATGCTGCCCGTCGCGCGCTGGTGTATTTGACCGTTGCCCGTGCCCTGCGCGAACGCCTGGTGAGCATCACCGAGGACGGCGTTCAGGTGCTGGCCATCTCCCAATCGCTAACGACCAATTACCGATCGGCTCCCAGTGATAAGTCACTGGAGCGTAGTATCACCTACTTCGATGAGCAGTCTTCCCGGTTCCTTTCTGAATTAGCTGGCCTGATCAACGATACGCCCTCGAACCCTTCCCCGGAGGCCTCCGGCGGTAGCCCAATCATTAATCGACCTATTGTTAGTTTTTAA